A window of Mangifera indica cultivar Alphonso chromosome 11, CATAS_Mindica_2.1, whole genome shotgun sequence contains these coding sequences:
- the LOC123230027 gene encoding transcription factor bHLH30-like, which translates to MFPFQSYAGFENWSNQSSRFVQEPNWVRLTHGEDSVVSSASKVVEKKQTEACKSHKEAERRRRQRINGHLSTLRTLLPNTTKTDKASLLAEVVRHVKELRRQAADVARQDGSSCSSSISGSSETEAWPFPGESDELSINYCHNEGRVVKASICCEDRPGLNWDLSRAIGSVGARPIRAEMMTVGGRTKSVVVMEWIGGGGDKEMGLLKRALKDVVENRASAYKMGQAFQGNKRARIGGLLNENDDEQLLLSGGLL; encoded by the exons ATGTTTCCATTTCAGAGTTACGCTGGATTCGAGAACTGGTCGAATCAAAGCTCCAGGTTCGTTCAAGAGCCAAACTGGGTGAGATTAACCCACGGTGAAGATTCAGTCGTGAGTTCAGCGTCAAAAGTGGTTGAGAAGAAACAAACGGAAGCTTGCAAAAGTCATAAGGAAGCTGAGAGGAGACGTAGGCAGCGTATAAACGGTCATCTCTCTACACTTCGTACTCTTCTTCCCAACACCACTAAA ACGGACAAGGCTTCGTTGTTAGCGGAGGTGGTGCGCCACGTGAAGGAGCTGAGGAGGCAAGCAGCTGACGTGGCAAGACAGGATGGGAGCTCATGCAGCAGCAGCATCAGCGGGTCATCGGAGACGGAGGCTTGGCCGTTTCCTGGTGAGTCAGACGAGTTAAGCATCAATTACTGTCACAATGAAGGGAGAGTTGTAAAAGCGAGTATATGTTGCGAGGACAGGCCGGGTCTGAACTGGGATCTAAGCCGGGCCATTGGATCAGTCGGGGCAAGACCAATCCGAGCTGAGATGATGACGGTTGGTGGGAGGACGAAGAGCGTCGTCGTGATGGAATGGATTGGTGGTGGCGGAGATAAGGAGATGGGATTATTGAAAAGGGCTTTGAAAGATGTGGTGGAGAATCGGGCCTCCGCTTATAAAATGGGCCAGGCCTTCCAGGGAAATAAACGGGCTCGTATCGGTGGTTTGCTAAACGAGAACGATGATGAGCAGCTTCTACTCTCCGGTGGATtgttgtaa
- the LOC123228846 gene encoding AP-4 complex subunit mu-like isoform X2, whose protein sequence is MISQFFVLSQRGDNIVFRDYRGEVQKGSAEIFFRKVKFWKEDGHEEAPPVFNVDGVNYFHVKIVGLLFVATTRVNVSPCLMLELLQRVARVIKDYLGVLNEDSLRKNFVLVYELLDEVIDFGYVQTTSTEVLKSYVFNEPIVIDAARLQPLGPASIFMQGTKRMPATAVTKSVVANEPGCRKREEIFVDIIEKISMTFSSSGYILTSEIDGTIQMKSYLTGNPEILLALNDDLSIGKDGRSIYEYRSSSGSGAVILDDCNFHESVRLNSFDLDRTLSLIPPDGEFTVMNYRMTQEFKPPFRINTLTEEAGALKVEVIIKINAEFSSNITANTIVVEMPLPKYTTRVGFGLEPGAVGQKTDFKEATKRLEWGLKKIVGGSEHTLRAKLTFSQESRNIIKESGPVSMTFTIPMYNASRLQVKYLQIAKKSSTYKPYRWVRYVTQANSYVARL, encoded by the exons ATGATCTCGCAGTTCTTCGTACTGTCTCAACGAGGCGATAACATCGTCTTCCGCGACT ATCGAGGTGAGGTGCAGAAAGGATCTGCGGAGATATTTTTTCGTAAAGTGAAGTTTTGGAAAGAAGATGGACACGAGGAGGCGCCGCCTGTCTTT AACGTGGACGGTGTGAACTACTTTCATGTGAAAATTGTTGGATTATTGTTTGTCGCAACAACAAGAGTTAATGTTTCACCATGTCTTATGTTGGAGCTTCTGCAAAGGGTCGCTCGTGTGATCAAAGATTATCTTGGAGTTCTCAATGAAGATTCATTGCGTAAGAACTTTGTGCTTGTGTATGAGTTGCTTGACGAAGTCATT GATTTTGGTTATGTGCAGACAACTTCTACTGAAGTGTTGAAATCCTATGTGTTTAATGAACCAATTGTGATTGATGCTGCACGCCTACAACCTCTTGGCCCTGCTTCCATTTTTATG CAAGGTACCAAAAGAATGCCAGCAACAGCTGTCACTAAATCTGTTGTGGCAAATGAGCCTGGTTGTAGGAAGAGAGAAGAAATTTTTGTggatataattgaaaaaatcagCATGACATTTAGTTCAAGT GGATATATACTGACTTCTGAGATTGATGGCACCATCCAAATGAAGAGCTATCTTACTGGGAACCCAGAAATACTATTAGCTCTTAATGATGACCTGAGCATAGGAAAAGATGGGAGATCGATATATG AGTATAGGAGTTCATCTGGGTCAGGAGCTGTGATACTTGATGACTGTAACTTTCATGAATCTGTACGCCTTAATAGTTTTGATCTGGATAGAACTCTGTCTCTG ATTCCGCCAGATGGTGAATTTACTGTCATGAACTATCGTATGACCCAGGAGTTCAAGCCTCCTTTTCGTATTAACACATTGACTGAAGAAGCAGGAGCCCTTAAG GTTGAagtgattataaaaataaacgCAGAATTCTCTTCCAACATTACAGCAAACACAATTGTAGTAGAAATGCCCCTTCCAAAATATACTACCAG AGTGGGATTTGGATTAGAACCTGGAGCAGTTGGGCAGAAAACAGATTTCAAGGAAGCTACTAAGCGACTTGAATGGGGTTTAAAGAAg ATTGTTGGTGGATCTGAACACACGCTACGTGCAAAGTTGACATTTTCACAGGAATCAC GAAATATCATAAAAGAATCTGGACCCGTCAGCATGACTTTCACAATCCCAATGTACAATGCTTCAAGGCTTCAG GTGAAATACTTGCAGATAGCAAAGAAATCCAGTACTTACAAGCCATATCGATGGGTGAGATACGTGACTCAGGCAAATTCTTATGTTGCTCGCTTATGA
- the LOC123228846 gene encoding AP-4 complex subunit mu-like isoform X4 → MISQFFVLSQRGDNIVFRDYRGEVQKGSAEIFFRKVKFWKEDGHEEAPPVFNVDGVNYFHVKIVGLLFVATTRVNVSPCLMLELLQRVARVIKDYLGVLNEDSLRKNFVLVYELLDEVIDFGYVQTTSTEVLKSYVFNEPIVIDAARLQPLGPASIFMQGTKRMPATAVTKSVVANEPGCRKREEIFVDIIEKISMTFSSSGYILTSEIDGTIQMKSYLTGNPEILLALNDDLSIGKDGRSIYEYRSSSGSGAVILDDCNFHESVRLNSFDLDRTLSLIPPDGEFTVMNYRMTQEFKPPFRINTLTEEAGALKVEVIIKINAEFSSNITANTIVVEMPLPKYTTRVGFGLEPGAVGQKTDFKEATKRLEWGLKKIVGGSEHTLRAKLTFSQESRNIIKESGPVSMTFTIPMYNASRLQEFNRLENHRNL, encoded by the exons ATGATCTCGCAGTTCTTCGTACTGTCTCAACGAGGCGATAACATCGTCTTCCGCGACT ATCGAGGTGAGGTGCAGAAAGGATCTGCGGAGATATTTTTTCGTAAAGTGAAGTTTTGGAAAGAAGATGGACACGAGGAGGCGCCGCCTGTCTTT AACGTGGACGGTGTGAACTACTTTCATGTGAAAATTGTTGGATTATTGTTTGTCGCAACAACAAGAGTTAATGTTTCACCATGTCTTATGTTGGAGCTTCTGCAAAGGGTCGCTCGTGTGATCAAAGATTATCTTGGAGTTCTCAATGAAGATTCATTGCGTAAGAACTTTGTGCTTGTGTATGAGTTGCTTGACGAAGTCATT GATTTTGGTTATGTGCAGACAACTTCTACTGAAGTGTTGAAATCCTATGTGTTTAATGAACCAATTGTGATTGATGCTGCACGCCTACAACCTCTTGGCCCTGCTTCCATTTTTATG CAAGGTACCAAAAGAATGCCAGCAACAGCTGTCACTAAATCTGTTGTGGCAAATGAGCCTGGTTGTAGGAAGAGAGAAGAAATTTTTGTggatataattgaaaaaatcagCATGACATTTAGTTCAAGT GGATATATACTGACTTCTGAGATTGATGGCACCATCCAAATGAAGAGCTATCTTACTGGGAACCCAGAAATACTATTAGCTCTTAATGATGACCTGAGCATAGGAAAAGATGGGAGATCGATATATG AGTATAGGAGTTCATCTGGGTCAGGAGCTGTGATACTTGATGACTGTAACTTTCATGAATCTGTACGCCTTAATAGTTTTGATCTGGATAGAACTCTGTCTCTG ATTCCGCCAGATGGTGAATTTACTGTCATGAACTATCGTATGACCCAGGAGTTCAAGCCTCCTTTTCGTATTAACACATTGACTGAAGAAGCAGGAGCCCTTAAG GTTGAagtgattataaaaataaacgCAGAATTCTCTTCCAACATTACAGCAAACACAATTGTAGTAGAAATGCCCCTTCCAAAATATACTACCAG AGTGGGATTTGGATTAGAACCTGGAGCAGTTGGGCAGAAAACAGATTTCAAGGAAGCTACTAAGCGACTTGAATGGGGTTTAAAGAAg ATTGTTGGTGGATCTGAACACACGCTACGTGCAAAGTTGACATTTTCACAGGAATCAC GAAATATCATAAAAGAATCTGGACCCGTCAGCATGACTTTCACAATCCCAATGTACAATGCTTCAAGGCTTCAG GAGTTTAACAGACTAGAGAATCACCGTAATCTGTAA
- the LOC123228846 gene encoding AP-4 complex subunit mu-like isoform X3, protein MISQFFVLSQRGDNIVFRDYRGEVQKGSAEIFFRKVKFWKEDGHEEAPPVFNVDGVNYFHVKIVGLLFVATTRVNVSPCLMLELLQRVARVIKDYLGVLNEDSLRKNFVLVYELLDEVIDFGYVQTTSTEVLKSYVFNEPIVIDAARLQPLGPASIFMQGTKRMPATAVTKSVVANEPGCRKREEIFVDIIEKISMTFSSSGYILTSEIDGTIQMKSYLTGNPEILLALNDDLSIGKDGRSIYEYRSSSGSGAVILDDCNFHESVRLNSFDLDRTLSLIPPDGEFTVMNYRMTQEFKPPFRINTLTEEAGALKVEVIIKINAEFSSNITANTIVVEMPLPKYTTRVGFGLEPGAVGQKTDFKEATKRLEWGLKKIVGGSEHTLRAKLTFSQESRGNIIKESGPVSMTFTIPMYNASRLQEFNRLENHRNL, encoded by the exons ATGATCTCGCAGTTCTTCGTACTGTCTCAACGAGGCGATAACATCGTCTTCCGCGACT ATCGAGGTGAGGTGCAGAAAGGATCTGCGGAGATATTTTTTCGTAAAGTGAAGTTTTGGAAAGAAGATGGACACGAGGAGGCGCCGCCTGTCTTT AACGTGGACGGTGTGAACTACTTTCATGTGAAAATTGTTGGATTATTGTTTGTCGCAACAACAAGAGTTAATGTTTCACCATGTCTTATGTTGGAGCTTCTGCAAAGGGTCGCTCGTGTGATCAAAGATTATCTTGGAGTTCTCAATGAAGATTCATTGCGTAAGAACTTTGTGCTTGTGTATGAGTTGCTTGACGAAGTCATT GATTTTGGTTATGTGCAGACAACTTCTACTGAAGTGTTGAAATCCTATGTGTTTAATGAACCAATTGTGATTGATGCTGCACGCCTACAACCTCTTGGCCCTGCTTCCATTTTTATG CAAGGTACCAAAAGAATGCCAGCAACAGCTGTCACTAAATCTGTTGTGGCAAATGAGCCTGGTTGTAGGAAGAGAGAAGAAATTTTTGTggatataattgaaaaaatcagCATGACATTTAGTTCAAGT GGATATATACTGACTTCTGAGATTGATGGCACCATCCAAATGAAGAGCTATCTTACTGGGAACCCAGAAATACTATTAGCTCTTAATGATGACCTGAGCATAGGAAAAGATGGGAGATCGATATATG AGTATAGGAGTTCATCTGGGTCAGGAGCTGTGATACTTGATGACTGTAACTTTCATGAATCTGTACGCCTTAATAGTTTTGATCTGGATAGAACTCTGTCTCTG ATTCCGCCAGATGGTGAATTTACTGTCATGAACTATCGTATGACCCAGGAGTTCAAGCCTCCTTTTCGTATTAACACATTGACTGAAGAAGCAGGAGCCCTTAAG GTTGAagtgattataaaaataaacgCAGAATTCTCTTCCAACATTACAGCAAACACAATTGTAGTAGAAATGCCCCTTCCAAAATATACTACCAG AGTGGGATTTGGATTAGAACCTGGAGCAGTTGGGCAGAAAACAGATTTCAAGGAAGCTACTAAGCGACTTGAATGGGGTTTAAAGAAg ATTGTTGGTGGATCTGAACACACGCTACGTGCAAAGTTGACATTTTCACAGGAATCACGTG GAAATATCATAAAAGAATCTGGACCCGTCAGCATGACTTTCACAATCCCAATGTACAATGCTTCAAGGCTTCAG GAGTTTAACAGACTAGAGAATCACCGTAATCTGTAA
- the LOC123228846 gene encoding AP-4 complex subunit mu-like isoform X1, with protein MISQFFVLSQRGDNIVFRDYRGEVQKGSAEIFFRKVKFWKEDGHEEAPPVFNVDGVNYFHVKIVGLLFVATTRVNVSPCLMLELLQRVARVIKDYLGVLNEDSLRKNFVLVYELLDEVIDFGYVQTTSTEVLKSYVFNEPIVIDAARLQPLGPASIFMQGTKRMPATAVTKSVVANEPGCRKREEIFVDIIEKISMTFSSSGYILTSEIDGTIQMKSYLTGNPEILLALNDDLSIGKDGRSIYEYRSSSGSGAVILDDCNFHESVRLNSFDLDRTLSLIPPDGEFTVMNYRMTQEFKPPFRINTLTEEAGALKVEVIIKINAEFSSNITANTIVVEMPLPKYTTRVGFGLEPGAVGQKTDFKEATKRLEWGLKKIVGGSEHTLRAKLTFSQESRGNIIKESGPVSMTFTIPMYNASRLQVKYLQIAKKSSTYKPYRWVRYVTQANSYVARL; from the exons ATGATCTCGCAGTTCTTCGTACTGTCTCAACGAGGCGATAACATCGTCTTCCGCGACT ATCGAGGTGAGGTGCAGAAAGGATCTGCGGAGATATTTTTTCGTAAAGTGAAGTTTTGGAAAGAAGATGGACACGAGGAGGCGCCGCCTGTCTTT AACGTGGACGGTGTGAACTACTTTCATGTGAAAATTGTTGGATTATTGTTTGTCGCAACAACAAGAGTTAATGTTTCACCATGTCTTATGTTGGAGCTTCTGCAAAGGGTCGCTCGTGTGATCAAAGATTATCTTGGAGTTCTCAATGAAGATTCATTGCGTAAGAACTTTGTGCTTGTGTATGAGTTGCTTGACGAAGTCATT GATTTTGGTTATGTGCAGACAACTTCTACTGAAGTGTTGAAATCCTATGTGTTTAATGAACCAATTGTGATTGATGCTGCACGCCTACAACCTCTTGGCCCTGCTTCCATTTTTATG CAAGGTACCAAAAGAATGCCAGCAACAGCTGTCACTAAATCTGTTGTGGCAAATGAGCCTGGTTGTAGGAAGAGAGAAGAAATTTTTGTggatataattgaaaaaatcagCATGACATTTAGTTCAAGT GGATATATACTGACTTCTGAGATTGATGGCACCATCCAAATGAAGAGCTATCTTACTGGGAACCCAGAAATACTATTAGCTCTTAATGATGACCTGAGCATAGGAAAAGATGGGAGATCGATATATG AGTATAGGAGTTCATCTGGGTCAGGAGCTGTGATACTTGATGACTGTAACTTTCATGAATCTGTACGCCTTAATAGTTTTGATCTGGATAGAACTCTGTCTCTG ATTCCGCCAGATGGTGAATTTACTGTCATGAACTATCGTATGACCCAGGAGTTCAAGCCTCCTTTTCGTATTAACACATTGACTGAAGAAGCAGGAGCCCTTAAG GTTGAagtgattataaaaataaacgCAGAATTCTCTTCCAACATTACAGCAAACACAATTGTAGTAGAAATGCCCCTTCCAAAATATACTACCAG AGTGGGATTTGGATTAGAACCTGGAGCAGTTGGGCAGAAAACAGATTTCAAGGAAGCTACTAAGCGACTTGAATGGGGTTTAAAGAAg ATTGTTGGTGGATCTGAACACACGCTACGTGCAAAGTTGACATTTTCACAGGAATCACGTG GAAATATCATAAAAGAATCTGGACCCGTCAGCATGACTTTCACAATCCCAATGTACAATGCTTCAAGGCTTCAG GTGAAATACTTGCAGATAGCAAAGAAATCCAGTACTTACAAGCCATATCGATGGGTGAGATACGTGACTCAGGCAAATTCTTATGTTGCTCGCTTATGA
- the LOC123228846 gene encoding AP-4 complex subunit mu-like isoform X5, whose translation MLELLQRVARVIKDYLGVLNEDSLRKNFVLVYELLDEVIDFGYVQTTSTEVLKSYVFNEPIVIDAARLQPLGPASIFMQGTKRMPATAVTKSVVANEPGCRKREEIFVDIIEKISMTFSSSGYILTSEIDGTIQMKSYLTGNPEILLALNDDLSIGKDGRSIYEYRSSSGSGAVILDDCNFHESVRLNSFDLDRTLSLIPPDGEFTVMNYRMTQEFKPPFRINTLTEEAGALKVEVIIKINAEFSSNITANTIVVEMPLPKYTTRVGFGLEPGAVGQKTDFKEATKRLEWGLKKIVGGSEHTLRAKLTFSQESRGNIIKESGPVSMTFTIPMYNASRLQVKYLQIAKKSSTYKPYRWVRYVTQANSYVARL comes from the exons ATGTTGGAGCTTCTGCAAAGGGTCGCTCGTGTGATCAAAGATTATCTTGGAGTTCTCAATGAAGATTCATTGCGTAAGAACTTTGTGCTTGTGTATGAGTTGCTTGACGAAGTCATT GATTTTGGTTATGTGCAGACAACTTCTACTGAAGTGTTGAAATCCTATGTGTTTAATGAACCAATTGTGATTGATGCTGCACGCCTACAACCTCTTGGCCCTGCTTCCATTTTTATG CAAGGTACCAAAAGAATGCCAGCAACAGCTGTCACTAAATCTGTTGTGGCAAATGAGCCTGGTTGTAGGAAGAGAGAAGAAATTTTTGTggatataattgaaaaaatcagCATGACATTTAGTTCAAGT GGATATATACTGACTTCTGAGATTGATGGCACCATCCAAATGAAGAGCTATCTTACTGGGAACCCAGAAATACTATTAGCTCTTAATGATGACCTGAGCATAGGAAAAGATGGGAGATCGATATATG AGTATAGGAGTTCATCTGGGTCAGGAGCTGTGATACTTGATGACTGTAACTTTCATGAATCTGTACGCCTTAATAGTTTTGATCTGGATAGAACTCTGTCTCTG ATTCCGCCAGATGGTGAATTTACTGTCATGAACTATCGTATGACCCAGGAGTTCAAGCCTCCTTTTCGTATTAACACATTGACTGAAGAAGCAGGAGCCCTTAAG GTTGAagtgattataaaaataaacgCAGAATTCTCTTCCAACATTACAGCAAACACAATTGTAGTAGAAATGCCCCTTCCAAAATATACTACCAG AGTGGGATTTGGATTAGAACCTGGAGCAGTTGGGCAGAAAACAGATTTCAAGGAAGCTACTAAGCGACTTGAATGGGGTTTAAAGAAg ATTGTTGGTGGATCTGAACACACGCTACGTGCAAAGTTGACATTTTCACAGGAATCACGTG GAAATATCATAAAAGAATCTGGACCCGTCAGCATGACTTTCACAATCCCAATGTACAATGCTTCAAGGCTTCAG GTGAAATACTTGCAGATAGCAAAGAAATCCAGTACTTACAAGCCATATCGATGGGTGAGATACGTGACTCAGGCAAATTCTTATGTTGCTCGCTTATGA
- the LOC123228644 gene encoding AT-hook motif nuclear-localized protein 17-like: MKGEYLEPKTANSPGMFSKLHHQQHHQHPFSHHFQLSRDSPTSEEETNSHNSASAATPAPKLKQHEPGDGATIEVVRRPRGRPPGSKNKPRPPVFITREPETVMSPYILEVAGGNDVVEAISNFCHRKSLGICVLSGSGTVANVTLRQPSPTPGATITFHGRFDVLSISATFLPQNGACLPVPNIFAISLAGPQGQIVGGSVVGPLIAAGTVFLVAATFNNPSYHRLSVQDEPRTSVSGGGEGQSPVGSSGGGGGGGAESEQVAGGESCGMSMYSCHLPGDVIWAPTARPPPPPY; encoded by the coding sequence atgAAAGGTGAATATTTGGAACCCAAAACCGCGAACTCTCCCGGCATGTTCTCAAAGCTTCATCATCAACAACACCATCAGCATCCTTTCTCTCATCACTTTCAGCTTTCGCGTGACTCTCCGACTTCTGAAGAAGAAACCAACAGCCACAACTCTGCATCTGCAGCCACCCCTGCGCCTAAACTCAAGCAACATGAGCCCGGCGATGGAGCTACTATTGAAGTTGTTCGGCGCCCAAGAGGCAGGCCACCGGGCTCCAAAAACAAGCCTAGACCCCCTGTTTTTATCACACGCGAGCCCGAAACTGTGATGAGCCCTTACATTCTTGAAGTCGCTGGTGGGAACGACGTCGTTGAAGCTATTTCAAACTTCTGCCACCGCAAGAGTCTTGGAATCTGTGTCCTCTCCGGCTCTGGAACCGTCGCTAACGTTACTCTCCGTCAGCCTTCCCCAACTCCTGGCGCCACGATAACCTTTCACGGAAGATTTGATGTTCTCTCCATATCCGCGACGTTTTTGCCGCAGAATGGTGCATGTCTTCCGGTACCAAACATATTTGCGATTTCTTTGGCGGGGCCACAGGGGCAGATCGTGGGAGGATCCGTGGTGGGCCCACTAATTGCGGCTGGGACGGTGTTCTTGGTCGCAGCTACGTTTAATAATCCATCGTATCATCGACTGTCTGTTCAGGATGAGCCAAGGACTTCGGTTTCCGGTGGTGGTGAAGGGCAATCGCCAGTTGGTtctagtggtggtggtggcggcgGTGGGGCCGAGAGTGAACAAGTGGCGGGTGGAGAGTCATGTGGTATGTCCATGTACAGTTGTCATTTGCCTGGTGACGTGATATGGGCACCCACAGCTAGACCACCGCCACCGCCTTATtga